One genomic region from Knoellia sp. p5-6-4 encodes:
- a CDS encoding ABC transporter substrate-binding protein — MPNRRIAPLAAVTAAGLLATLSACGTEDSSAEAQTGTKKVTLTVATFNQFGYEDLLTEYQKLNPNVTIKHKKAATTNEARDNLNTRLAAGSGLSDIEAVEVDWLPELMQYSSKFKDLKSDDVQGRWLDWKTAAATDAKGRLIGYGTDSGPEAICYRSDLFAKAGLPSDREAVAQLLGDSWDSYFAAGRQFKAKTDVPWFDSMGATYQGMINQVESTYEKKDDGSIIATTNPEVRKTFDAVVKAGKEEGLSAGLQQWSDDWVASFQKDGFATMLCPGWMLGVIEGNAKGVKGWDVANTFPGGGGNWGGSYLTVPTQSKNQAEAQKLAAWLTAPEQQIKAFVKVGAFPSQTKALESADLTNVKNAFFNNAPTGQLFAERAKAVTVTPYKGAKYFPINDAMQQALTRVEDGSMTPAQSWDRFVADVKALG; from the coding sequence ATGCCCAACCGTCGAATCGCCCCGCTGGCCGCCGTGACCGCCGCCGGCCTGCTGGCCACGCTCAGCGCGTGCGGCACGGAGGACTCCTCCGCCGAAGCCCAGACCGGCACCAAGAAGGTCACCCTGACCGTGGCCACCTTCAACCAGTTCGGCTACGAGGACCTCCTCACCGAGTACCAGAAGCTCAACCCCAACGTCACCATCAAGCACAAGAAGGCGGCCACGACCAACGAGGCCCGCGACAACCTCAACACCCGCCTCGCCGCGGGCAGCGGGCTGAGCGACATCGAGGCCGTCGAGGTCGACTGGCTGCCCGAGCTCATGCAGTACTCCTCGAAGTTCAAGGACCTCAAGTCCGACGACGTGCAGGGTCGCTGGCTCGACTGGAAGACCGCTGCCGCCACCGACGCCAAGGGCCGCCTCATCGGCTACGGCACCGACAGCGGCCCGGAGGCGATCTGCTACCGGTCGGACCTCTTCGCCAAGGCCGGGCTCCCCAGTGACCGCGAGGCCGTCGCGCAGCTGCTCGGCGACTCGTGGGACAGCTACTTCGCCGCCGGCCGCCAGTTCAAGGCCAAGACCGACGTGCCCTGGTTCGACTCCATGGGCGCGACCTACCAGGGCATGATCAACCAGGTCGAGTCGACCTACGAGAAGAAGGACGACGGCTCGATCATCGCGACGACGAACCCCGAGGTCCGCAAGACCTTCGACGCCGTCGTCAAGGCCGGCAAGGAGGAGGGCCTCTCGGCCGGCCTGCAGCAGTGGAGCGACGACTGGGTGGCCAGCTTCCAGAAGGACGGCTTCGCCACGATGCTCTGCCCGGGCTGGATGCTCGGTGTCATCGAGGGCAACGCCAAGGGCGTCAAGGGCTGGGACGTCGCCAACACCTTCCCCGGTGGCGGCGGCAACTGGGGCGGCTCCTACCTGACCGTGCCGACCCAGAGCAAGAACCAGGCCGAGGCACAGAAGCTGGCGGCCTGGCTCACCGCGCCGGAGCAGCAGATCAAGGCCTTCGTCAAGGTCGGCGCCTTCCCGAGCCAGACCAAGGCGCTCGAGAGCGCTGACCTCACGAACGTCAAGAACGCGTTCTTCAACAACGCGCCGACCGGTCAGCTGTTCGCCGAGCGCGCCAAGGCCGTGACCGTGACCCCCTACAAGGGCGCGAAGTACTTCCCCATCAACGACGCGATGCAGCAGGCGCTGACGCGTGTCGAGGACGGCTCGATGACGCCGGCCCAGTCGTGGGACCGCTTCGTGGCCGACGTCAAGGCCCTCGGCTGA
- a CDS encoding sulfite exporter TauE/SafE family protein, with translation MTLTAALLLGVAALLIGYAKTAIGGLASIAIAIFASVMPARESTAAILLLLIVGDLVAVWHYRHDADRRLLRRLIPAVLPGLVLGAAFLAVVDDTVLRRSIGVLLLVMAGLQLLVRRRPPDTDTVGSSRTAAIGTGLGAGFATMTANAAGAVMTLYLVAQGVEKRRFLGTGALFFFGVNLCKVPFSAGLGLFSSQTLLRTLALAPLVLLGAWAGLHTARRLSQARFDQAVLAATVVSALALVVR, from the coding sequence ATGACGCTGACGGCCGCACTGCTGCTGGGGGTGGCCGCCCTGCTGATCGGCTACGCCAAGACCGCGATCGGGGGCCTGGCCAGCATCGCGATCGCGATCTTCGCCAGCGTCATGCCCGCGCGCGAGTCGACCGCGGCGATCCTCCTGCTGCTCATCGTGGGCGACCTCGTGGCCGTCTGGCACTACCGGCACGACGCCGACCGGAGGCTGCTGCGCCGGCTCATCCCCGCGGTCCTCCCCGGCCTGGTGCTCGGCGCCGCCTTCCTCGCCGTCGTCGACGACACCGTGCTGCGCCGCTCCATCGGCGTGCTGCTGCTGGTCATGGCCGGCCTGCAGCTCCTCGTGCGGCGCAGACCCCCCGACACCGACACCGTCGGCTCCTCGCGCACGGCGGCCATCGGCACCGGCCTGGGCGCCGGCTTCGCCACGATGACCGCCAACGCGGCCGGCGCGGTCATGACGCTCTACCTCGTCGCCCAGGGCGTGGAGAAGCGGCGCTTCCTCGGCACCGGCGCGCTGTTCTTCTTCGGGGTCAACCTCTGCAAGGTGCCCTTCAGCGCGGGGCTCGGGCTCTTCTCGAGCCAGACACTCCTGCGCACGCTGGCGCTCGCGCCCCTGGTGCTGCTGGGCGCATGGGCCGGCCTGCACACCGCGCGCCGGCTGAGCCAGGCCCGGTTCGACCAGGCCGTGCTGGCCGCGACGGTGGTCTCCGCGCTGGCCCTCGTCGTGCGCTGA
- a CDS encoding MerR family transcriptional regulator, whose amino-acid sequence MWMSELSERSGVPVATVKFYLREGLLRPGEATGATRARYEERHVERLRLIRALVTVAGMSLARVREVLEAVDDETRPLDAAIGSAHTALSQEPSVEPSAGSTQRVARLIRSRRWRVEPDGRHARALAAALDAMDAAGQPLGEEVLETYVRAASDIARADLGGLRGLGREEATTFAVLGTLLTEPVITSLRRMAQEDLARRNLGRHSPSRG is encoded by the coding sequence ATGTGGATGTCCGAGCTCTCCGAGCGCAGCGGCGTGCCGGTGGCGACGGTGAAGTTCTACCTGCGCGAGGGCCTGCTGCGGCCGGGCGAGGCGACCGGCGCAACCCGGGCGCGCTACGAGGAGCGGCACGTGGAGCGCCTGCGGCTCATCCGGGCGCTGGTCACCGTGGCCGGCATGAGCCTGGCCCGGGTGCGAGAGGTGCTCGAGGCCGTCGACGACGAGACCCGCCCGCTCGACGCAGCCATCGGCAGCGCCCACACCGCGCTCTCCCAGGAGCCGTCGGTCGAGCCGTCGGCCGGGTCGACGCAGCGGGTGGCGCGCCTCATCCGGAGCCGGCGCTGGCGGGTGGAGCCCGACGGGCGCCACGCCCGCGCCCTCGCCGCCGCGCTCGACGCCATGGACGCCGCCGGCCAGCCCCTGGGCGAGGAGGTGCTCGAGACCTACGTGCGCGCGGCTTCGGACATCGCCCGCGCCGACCTCGGTGGGCTGCGCGGCCTGGGCCGGGAGGAGGCGACGACGTTCGCCGTCCTCGGCACGTTGCTCACCGAGCCGGTGATCACCTCGCTGCGCCGGATGGCCCAGGAGGACCTCGCCCGCCGCAACCTCGGCCGCCACAGTCCTTCGCGCGGCTGA
- a CDS encoding DUF3352 domain-containing protein has product MEQVVVPGVVEAPGQKPASRVKTLALVGGLVAIVGGTAVVGGGWLAFSRLNGGGPQPESVLPADTVAFVKFDMNPSAGQKVAAVRFALRFPEAKGKVTESSDLRKVAFEKLQEDGEFKDLDYATEVAPWLGERFAVGVLPGAGAKEEPIAVMVLAVTDEDKARASLPRLTGKSDTACGVRDGFAICSEDKTTVTVLTEAEQSTSLAEAPGFSSDMEALGENGVAAAWVDLKQVSSLADEARIATGLLGAPVPDAPAGGRLAVALRFAGPHLELAGRVIDMPLSWPEKRGGGTGVGDLPSGTLAAFGLDSAGEQVASSLTSREELSKDLEAAGAELGVKLPEDLKTALGDRATVAYGGMDGDVVKVALRTGGDPAAVGRMVTAMNKGGAMSEPDLHQSTAGGDPLVATTEGYARQVAGGSGLGEQQSFRDAVPGAKDARAVLYLDIASLLKEHGDLAGAELRQNLQPFSALGVSTRGEGKTAEFTVRLTTR; this is encoded by the coding sequence ATGGAACAGGTTGTCGTGCCCGGCGTCGTCGAGGCGCCCGGGCAGAAGCCGGCGAGCAGGGTCAAGACGCTGGCTCTCGTGGGAGGACTCGTCGCCATCGTGGGCGGCACGGCAGTCGTCGGCGGGGGCTGGCTCGCGTTCAGCAGGCTCAACGGCGGCGGGCCGCAGCCGGAGAGCGTCCTGCCCGCAGACACCGTGGCCTTCGTCAAGTTCGACATGAACCCGTCGGCCGGCCAGAAGGTGGCCGCGGTGCGGTTCGCGCTGCGGTTCCCCGAGGCCAAGGGGAAGGTGACCGAGAGCTCCGACCTGCGCAAGGTCGCCTTCGAGAAGCTCCAGGAGGACGGCGAGTTCAAGGACCTCGACTACGCCACCGAGGTGGCGCCCTGGCTGGGCGAGCGGTTCGCGGTCGGGGTGCTGCCCGGGGCCGGCGCGAAGGAGGAGCCCATCGCGGTGATGGTGCTCGCCGTGACCGACGAGGACAAGGCCCGGGCGTCGCTGCCCAGGCTGACCGGGAAGTCCGACACCGCCTGCGGCGTGCGCGACGGCTTCGCGATCTGCAGCGAGGACAAGACCACCGTCACCGTGCTGACCGAGGCCGAGCAGTCGACCAGTCTCGCCGAGGCGCCGGGCTTCTCCTCCGACATGGAGGCCCTCGGCGAAAACGGCGTGGCCGCCGCCTGGGTCGACCTGAAGCAGGTGAGCAGCCTGGCCGACGAGGCCCGCATCGCCACCGGTCTGCTCGGTGCCCCGGTGCCTGATGCGCCGGCCGGCGGGCGGCTCGCCGTGGCGCTGCGGTTCGCAGGTCCGCACCTCGAGCTCGCCGGCCGGGTCATCGACATGCCGCTGTCGTGGCCGGAGAAGCGCGGCGGGGGGACCGGCGTGGGTGACCTGCCATCGGGGACGCTGGCGGCGTTCGGCCTCGACAGCGCCGGAGAGCAGGTCGCCTCGAGCCTGACGAGCCGGGAGGAGCTCAGCAAGGACCTCGAGGCGGCGGGGGCCGAGCTCGGCGTGAAGCTCCCCGAGGACCTGAAGACGGCCCTGGGCGACCGCGCCACCGTCGCCTACGGCGGCATGGACGGTGACGTCGTGAAGGTCGCCCTGCGCACCGGTGGCGACCCGGCTGCCGTCGGCCGCATGGTGACCGCCATGAACAAGGGCGGCGCCATGAGCGAGCCGGACCTCCACCAGAGCACCGCCGGGGGTGACCCGCTCGTCGCCACCACCGAGGGCTACGCGCGACAGGTGGCCGGCGGCAGCGGGCTCGGTGAGCAGCAGTCCTTCCGCGACGCGGTTCCCGGTGCCAAGGATGCCCGGGCCGTGCTCTACCTCGACATCGCGAGCCTGCTGAAGGAGCACGGCGACCTCGCCGGCGCCGAGCTGCGCCAGAACCTCCAGCCGTTCTCGGCTCTCGGGGTCAGCACCCGCGGCGAGGGCAAAACGGCCGAGTTCACGGTGCGCCTGACCACCCGCTGA
- a CDS encoding gamma-glutamyltransferase: MTRQVAVAATGPVAVQAGLAAARAGGNAVDAAIASMVAAMSTEPGIVSALGGAFVTIWPAGGEPEVIDGNVEMPGRGQPAERFGQGLREFDVAYGGGITLYAGHGSVATPGAFAALGLGHERHGAAAWRDVLAPTSSALRDGFHIGAAAASYLDITADSVFGWDEHTRPLVTRADGSALRGGDLVRSPDLADTLDLIGEQGAQTVYTGELAARIAADSVARGGLLTAADLAAYRALLREPVTLRLGDWEVATNPPPSIGGPMLAVMLGELAGRAGRDWGDVIEIQRHVLSYRHHVHDLSEDLEEDGYALLETVQRHGLPGLPTSSSTAHVSAVDSDGRACAITASSGYGAGATVPGTGLMLNNCLGEPELNRRGLHALSPGTRLASNMAPSVGRSKDGGTLAIGTPGADRITTALMQVLARYCLMGIGLQEAIDRPRLHVRVLEDGSHRLEHEDDPAMTDAAARSGMETVRHPRHSMFFGGVGAAHRAPGGALSAAADPRREAATGVG, from the coding sequence GTGACCAGACAGGTGGCCGTGGCGGCGACCGGCCCCGTGGCCGTGCAGGCGGGGCTCGCGGCGGCGCGGGCCGGGGGCAATGCGGTCGACGCCGCGATCGCCTCGATGGTTGCCGCCATGAGCACCGAGCCGGGCATCGTGAGCGCGCTCGGCGGCGCGTTCGTCACCATCTGGCCGGCTGGCGGCGAGCCCGAGGTGATCGACGGCAACGTCGAGATGCCCGGCCGCGGGCAGCCGGCCGAGCGATTCGGCCAGGGCCTGCGCGAGTTCGACGTCGCCTACGGCGGCGGGATCACGCTGTATGCCGGCCACGGCTCGGTCGCCACGCCCGGCGCCTTCGCCGCCCTCGGACTCGGGCACGAGCGTCACGGGGCGGCTGCGTGGCGTGACGTGCTGGCGCCGACGTCGTCCGCCCTGCGCGATGGCTTCCACATCGGCGCCGCGGCCGCGAGCTACCTCGACATCACGGCCGACAGCGTCTTCGGCTGGGACGAGCACACGCGCCCGCTGGTCACCAGGGCTGACGGGTCTGCACTGCGCGGGGGCGACCTCGTGCGCTCACCCGATCTTGCCGACACGCTCGACCTCATCGGCGAGCAGGGCGCCCAGACGGTCTACACCGGCGAGCTGGCCGCGCGGATCGCGGCGGACTCCGTCGCCCGAGGTGGGCTGCTCACCGCAGCCGACCTCGCGGCATACCGGGCCCTCCTGCGAGAGCCGGTCACCCTGCGGCTCGGCGACTGGGAGGTGGCCACGAACCCGCCGCCCTCCATCGGCGGCCCCATGCTCGCGGTCATGCTCGGCGAGCTCGCCGGCCGCGCCGGGAGGGACTGGGGCGACGTCATCGAGATCCAGCGGCACGTGCTGTCGTACCGGCATCACGTGCACGACCTCTCCGAGGACCTCGAGGAGGACGGCTACGCCCTCCTCGAGACCGTGCAGCGCCATGGCCTGCCGGGGCTGCCCACCTCGTCGTCGACGGCCCACGTCTCGGCAGTCGACAGCGACGGGCGGGCCTGCGCCATCACGGCATCCAGCGGCTACGGGGCCGGGGCGACGGTGCCCGGCACGGGCCTGATGCTCAACAACTGCCTCGGCGAGCCGGAGCTCAACCGGCGCGGCCTGCACGCGCTGTCCCCCGGCACCCGGCTGGCCTCGAACATGGCGCCCTCCGTGGGTCGCAGCAAGGACGGCGGCACGCTGGCCATCGGCACACCGGGCGCCGACCGCATCACCACTGCCCTCATGCAGGTCCTCGCGCGATACTGTCTCATGGGCATCGGGCTGCAGGAGGCCATCGACCGGCCCCGGCTGCACGTGAGGGTGCTCGAGGACGGCTCGCACCGGCTCGAGCACGAGGACGACCCCGCGATGACCGACGCCGCTGCCCGGTCCGGGATGGAGACGGTGCGGCACCCGAGGCACTCGATGTTCTTCGGCGGCGTGGGTGCTGCGCACCGCGCCCCCGGAGGTGCGCTCAGCGCCGCCGCCGACCCGCGACGTGAGGCGGCGACCGGGGTCGGGTAA
- a CDS encoding DUF2784 domain-containing protein codes for MGYRLLADAVMLVHFTFLAFVVAGGLLAWRWPWVIWPHVMLALWGFSTIAFSIRCPLTDVEDWARERGGREPLSGTGFIDHYLENVVYPQRYTRAIQAVAAAVVLFSWAGLAVRRRRRARLRASEPPR; via the coding sequence ATGGGCTACCGGCTTCTCGCGGACGCGGTGATGCTCGTCCACTTCACCTTCCTCGCCTTCGTGGTGGCAGGCGGCCTGCTGGCGTGGCGGTGGCCCTGGGTCATCTGGCCCCACGTCATGCTCGCGCTGTGGGGCTTCTCCACGATCGCCTTCTCGATCCGCTGCCCGCTCACCGACGTCGAGGACTGGGCCCGCGAGCGTGGGGGCCGTGAACCGCTGTCGGGCACCGGGTTCATCGACCACTACCTCGAGAACGTCGTCTACCCGCAGCGCTACACCCGCGCGATTCAGGCGGTGGCCGCCGCTGTGGTGCTCTTCTCGTGGGCCGGCCTCGCCGTTCGGCGCCGACGGCGGGCGCGGCTTCGCGCTAGCGAGCCGCCCCGGTGA
- a CDS encoding MATE family efflux transporter produces MLRWRAGDQSREIIRLAVPAFLALVAEPLFLLADSAIIGHLGTGQLAGLGVASATLLTAANLFVFLAYGTTSIVARRVGAGSQREAVEAGIDGTWLAVLLGGVVAVAVALAAEPLCRLFGASPTALGYATTYLRVSAAGIPAMLVALAATGVLRGLQDTRTPLVASVAGFTSNIVLNVLLVYGLGWGIAGSAWGTVIAQTGMAAGLVAVLVHHARRADAHLHPHPGRVLRAAVTGIPLLVRTLALRTILLVTTWVAAGLGDVPLAAHQVAVTVWSFLVFALDALAIAAQALTGKALGAGDVHAARSATETMVRWGTWGGAVLGAGLLAVHTLVPALFTDDEAVRSVLAAALVVVSLGQPLSGYVFVVDGVLIGAGDGRWLAKAMVATLLLYLPLVLAVHAGASALLGDGDVEGQARALAALWVAFTGFMAIRGALFWWRVRSDEWAVTGAAR; encoded by the coding sequence GTGCTGAGGTGGCGGGCCGGTGACCAGAGCCGCGAGATCATCCGGCTCGCCGTGCCGGCCTTCCTGGCCCTCGTCGCCGAGCCGCTCTTCCTGCTCGCCGACTCGGCGATCATCGGCCACCTCGGCACCGGACAGCTCGCCGGCCTCGGCGTCGCCAGCGCCACCCTGCTCACCGCGGCAAACCTGTTCGTGTTCCTGGCCTACGGCACGACCTCGATCGTCGCGCGCCGGGTCGGGGCGGGGTCGCAGCGCGAGGCGGTCGAGGCCGGCATCGACGGCACCTGGCTGGCGGTGCTGCTCGGCGGCGTCGTGGCAGTGGCCGTCGCGCTCGCGGCCGAGCCCCTGTGCCGGCTCTTCGGCGCCTCGCCCACGGCCCTCGGCTACGCCACGACCTACCTGCGGGTCTCGGCGGCGGGCATTCCCGCCATGCTCGTCGCCCTCGCGGCGACCGGGGTGCTGCGCGGCCTGCAGGACACCCGCACGCCGCTGGTGGCGTCCGTGGCCGGTTTCACGTCGAACATCGTCCTCAACGTCCTCCTGGTCTACGGCCTCGGCTGGGGCATCGCGGGCTCCGCCTGGGGAACGGTCATCGCGCAGACCGGCATGGCGGCCGGGCTGGTCGCGGTGCTGGTGCACCATGCCAGGCGGGCCGACGCGCACCTGCACCCCCATCCGGGACGGGTCCTGCGTGCGGCCGTGACCGGCATACCGCTGCTCGTGCGCACCTTGGCGCTGCGCACCATCCTGCTGGTCACCACCTGGGTGGCCGCGGGCCTCGGCGACGTGCCGCTGGCGGCCCACCAGGTGGCGGTGACCGTGTGGTCCTTCCTCGTCTTCGCCCTCGACGCGCTGGCGATCGCCGCGCAGGCGCTGACCGGCAAGGCGCTGGGCGCGGGCGACGTGCACGCCGCGCGCTCGGCAACCGAGACCATGGTGCGGTGGGGCACCTGGGGCGGAGCGGTGCTCGGCGCGGGCCTGCTGGCCGTGCACACCCTCGTGCCGGCGCTGTTCACCGACGACGAGGCGGTGCGCTCGGTGCTCGCCGCCGCGCTGGTCGTGGTGTCTCTCGGGCAACCGCTGTCGGGCTACGTGTTCGTCGTCGACGGAGTGCTCATCGGCGCCGGGGACGGCCGCTGGCTGGCCAAGGCCATGGTCGCCACGCTGCTGCTGTACCTGCCCCTGGTCCTCGCGGTGCACGCCGGCGCGAGCGCCCTGCTGGGTGACGGGGACGTGGAGGGCCAGGCCCGTGCGCTGGCGGCGCTGTGGGTGGCCTTCACCGGGTTCATGGCGATCCGGGGGGCGCTGTTCTGGTGGCGGGTGCGCAGCGACGAGTGGGCGGTCACCGGGGCGGCTCGCTAG
- a CDS encoding TetR/AcrR family transcriptional regulator: MTTRNAPRAPRRRPGRPRGGDGADTRERILAAAATLFADRGYRATSMVAVAESAGLSQTGLLHHFPSKELLLAGVLQRRDEQDMAALDLGADARGWEVLERIAALVEHNTHREPFVRLFTAMAGEAIDAEHPGHDWLREHHRSAVDLITTGLRQAQADGACDPQAPVEHIARLTVAAMDGLQIQWLMDPEGVDMAGDFTAFVRTVRERWGTTGGDTALNGAANRA; the protein is encoded by the coding sequence ATGACCACGCGCAACGCCCCCCGCGCCCCTCGCCGCCGTCCCGGCCGCCCGCGCGGCGGCGACGGCGCCGACACCCGGGAACGGATCCTCGCCGCCGCGGCGACGCTGTTCGCCGACCGCGGCTACCGGGCCACCTCGATGGTCGCGGTCGCCGAGTCCGCCGGGCTGAGCCAGACCGGGCTGCTGCACCACTTCCCGTCCAAGGAGCTGCTGCTCGCCGGCGTGCTGCAGCGGCGCGACGAGCAGGACATGGCCGCGCTCGACCTCGGCGCCGACGCGCGCGGCTGGGAGGTGCTCGAGCGGATCGCCGCGCTGGTCGAGCACAACACCCACCGCGAGCCGTTCGTGCGGCTGTTCACCGCCATGGCCGGGGAGGCCATCGACGCGGAGCACCCGGGGCACGACTGGCTGCGCGAGCACCACCGCAGCGCAGTCGACCTGATCACCACGGGGCTGCGGCAGGCCCAGGCCGACGGCGCCTGCGACCCGCAAGCCCCCGTCGAGCACATCGCCCGGCTGACCGTTGCCGCGATGGACGGCCTGCAGATCCAGTGGTTGATGGACCCCGAGGGGGTCGACATGGCCGGCGACTTCACCGCCTTCGTGCGCACCGTGCGCGAGCGCTGGGGCACCACTGGGGGAGACACCGCACTGAACGGGGCGGCGAACCGGGCGTAG
- a CDS encoding glycoside hydrolase family 3 C-terminal domain-containing protein: protein MTTDNPYAALLAKLDLRTKVRLLTGETAFTLWGEEGIGLAPMAFSDGPTGVRGLKFTGGEKVALFPNATVLASAWNEQTAREVGEMLAEEAERQRIHVVLGPTINLHRSPLGGRLFEQYSEDPLLTGRLAAAYVKGLQDKGIGACLKHLVANESETLRNYMNSVVSEEALREVYLLPFEIAVEESNPWSIMAAYNDVNGVAATEQDHVNNEVVKDEWGWDGLLMSDWFATKTSAPAALGGLDLVMPGPDGPWGEALVADVESGAVPESVVDEHVTRLLRLAERVGALGGPRQHRQWPAQSTAPDAPERRAQLRRLATDGMVVLQNSGVLPLDAEGAGTLALVGRHGVETVCMGGGSAQVNPPYQVSIAEGLRAAIGDRLTVVDGVEVRERPVAADPGWLRDPETGGAGVRVRHYDADGALLGDAHSDIASVSVGWDDSFPRPVETVTIAARVSQAGRAQLGALGVGAWTLRVDGADIAATTLVAEGYDPGESMLKPPAWTEEVELAEGALVEATVTLVRSEPQPAPTGEVNQLSHIIASGMGLKSLVARLVPAPPEETIAKAVEAARAADVAVVVVGLTEEQETEALDKHTLALPGAQDALVAAVAEVANRTVVVVNAATPVLMPWADAVDAVVVVGLPGQEGGHAVADALLGVREPAGRLVTSYPVADKDAPAWEVVPTDLRLEYTDGTFVGYRGFAAGHVEAPAWWFGHGLGYASWDYPTARVSGTTTAGAPRVEVTVGNTGERDSREVVQVYLQPAETDQPVRLVGWAAAEVAAGGTATVTVDCDARLWRRWDTAAGQWSVLADGGELLVARGLGDIRHRLAL, encoded by the coding sequence ATGACCACCGACAACCCGTATGCCGCGCTGCTGGCGAAGCTCGACCTGCGCACCAAGGTGCGCCTGCTCACCGGCGAGACCGCGTTCACGCTCTGGGGCGAGGAGGGCATCGGCCTGGCGCCCATGGCCTTCTCCGACGGCCCCACCGGCGTCCGCGGCCTGAAGTTCACCGGCGGCGAGAAGGTCGCGCTCTTCCCCAACGCCACGGTGCTCGCCTCGGCCTGGAACGAGCAGACCGCCCGCGAGGTCGGCGAGATGCTCGCCGAGGAGGCCGAGCGCCAGCGCATCCACGTCGTGCTCGGCCCGACCATCAACCTGCACCGCTCGCCGCTCGGGGGACGGCTCTTCGAGCAGTACTCCGAGGACCCCTTGCTGACGGGCAGGCTCGCCGCTGCCTATGTGAAGGGCCTGCAGGACAAGGGGATCGGCGCCTGCCTGAAGCACCTCGTGGCCAACGAGTCCGAGACGCTGCGCAACTACATGAACTCGGTCGTCTCGGAGGAGGCGCTGCGCGAGGTCTACCTCCTCCCGTTCGAGATCGCCGTCGAGGAGTCGAACCCCTGGTCGATCATGGCGGCCTACAACGACGTCAACGGTGTGGCAGCCACCGAGCAGGACCACGTCAACAACGAGGTGGTCAAGGACGAGTGGGGCTGGGACGGCCTCCTCATGAGCGACTGGTTCGCCACCAAGACCTCCGCCCCCGCAGCGCTGGGCGGCCTCGACCTGGTCATGCCCGGACCGGACGGTCCGTGGGGCGAGGCTCTCGTGGCCGACGTCGAGTCCGGCGCGGTGCCCGAGTCGGTCGTCGACGAGCACGTCACCCGGCTGCTGCGCCTGGCGGAGCGGGTCGGAGCACTCGGCGGACCTAGGCAGCACCGCCAGTGGCCGGCGCAGTCGACCGCCCCGGACGCCCCGGAGCGCAGGGCCCAGCTGCGCCGCCTGGCCACCGACGGCATGGTCGTCCTGCAGAACAGCGGCGTGCTGCCCCTCGACGCCGAGGGCGCGGGCACCCTCGCCCTCGTCGGCCGGCACGGGGTCGAGACCGTCTGCATGGGGGGCGGCTCGGCCCAGGTCAACCCGCCCTACCAGGTCTCCATCGCCGAGGGGCTCCGCGCCGCGATCGGCGACCGCCTCACCGTCGTCGACGGGGTCGAGGTCCGCGAGCGCCCCGTCGCCGCCGACCCCGGGTGGCTGCGTGACCCGGAGACCGGCGGAGCCGGCGTGCGGGTGCGCCACTACGACGCCGACGGCGCACTGCTCGGCGACGCGCACAGCGACATCGCGAGCGTCAGCGTCGGCTGGGACGACTCGTTCCCCCGGCCCGTCGAGACCGTGACCATCGCGGCCCGGGTCAGCCAGGCCGGCCGCGCGCAGCTCGGCGCGCTCGGCGTCGGCGCCTGGACCCTGAGGGTGGACGGCGCCGACATCGCCGCGACCACCCTCGTCGCCGAGGGCTACGACCCCGGCGAGTCGATGCTCAAGCCGCCCGCGTGGACCGAGGAGGTCGAGCTGGCCGAGGGTGCCCTCGTCGAGGCCACCGTGACCCTGGTGCGCTCGGAGCCCCAGCCGGCACCCACCGGCGAGGTCAACCAGCTCTCCCACATCATCGCCTCGGGCATGGGCCTGAAGTCGCTGGTGGCCCGGCTGGTGCCGGCGCCTCCCGAGGAGACCATCGCCAAAGCCGTCGAGGCCGCCCGAGCCGCCGACGTGGCGGTCGTGGTGGTCGGGCTGACCGAGGAGCAGGAGACCGAGGCGCTCGACAAGCACACTCTCGCCCTGCCCGGTGCGCAGGACGCACTCGTGGCGGCCGTGGCCGAGGTCGCCAACCGCACGGTCGTGGTGGTCAATGCCGCCACCCCCGTGCTCATGCCGTGGGCCGACGCCGTCGACGCCGTCGTCGTGGTCGGCCTGCCCGGCCAGGAGGGCGGCCACGCGGTGGCCGACGCCCTGCTCGGTGTGCGCGAGCCGGCCGGGCGGCTGGTCACGAGCTACCCGGTGGCCGACAAGGACGCGCCGGCGTGGGAGGTCGTGCCGACGGACCTGCGGCTCGAGTACACCGACGGGACGTTCGTCGGCTACCGCGGCTTCGCCGCCGGCCACGTCGAGGCGCCCGCCTGGTGGTTCGGGCACGGCCTCGGCTACGCCTCCTGGGACTACCCCACGGCCCGGGTCTCCGGCACCACGACGGCCGGTGCCCCTCGAGTCGAGGTGACGGTCGGCAACACCGGCGAGCGCGACTCCCGCGAGGTCGTGCAGGTCTACCTGCAGCCGGCCGAGACCGACCAGCCGGTGCGCCTGGTGGGCTGGGCGGCCGCCGAGGTGGCCGCCGGGGGCACGGCCACGGTGACGGTCGACTGCGACGCCCGGCTCTGGCGCCGCTGGGACACCGCGGCCGGCCAGTGGTCGGTCCTGGCCGACGGCGGCGAGCTGCTGGTCGCCCGCGGGCTCGGCGACATCCGTCACCGGCTGGCGCTCTGA